The sequence ATATTACTAACCATTACTATGTCCCTATGATTCTCACTGATGAAGAAAAGATAGACTATATAACCCATATAATTAAAACCCAAAGCGAAGTAAAATTTGTTAGTGACTTAGAAGATTACTTGAGCGGGAATGGAAATAAATTTAATGAGTTTGATTGGTGGTTTTTTAGTAAGTTGGATGAGACTCTGGACGAAGTGTATATCCCCTACTATCATCCTGATAGTAATAGGATTAGCAAATTTAACCCGGATTTTATATTTTGGCTTAAGAAAGGTGATAATTACTCTATTGTTTTTATTGACCCAAAGGGAATAAAGCACACTGATTACATGCATAAAGTGGATGGGTACAAAATGATATTTGAAGAAGATAACAGCAAACCAAGAAAGTTTGAATTTAAAGATTTAATG comes from Nitrospirota bacterium and encodes:
- a CDS encoding restriction endonuclease subunit R produces the protein ITNHYYVPMILTDEEKIDYITHIIKTQSEVKFVSDLEDYLSGNGNKFNEFDWWFFSKLDETLDEVYIPYYHPDSNRISKFNPDFIFWLKKGDNYSIVFIDPKGIKHTDYMHKVDGYKMIFEEDNSKPRKFEFKDLMGRVYTFLRADDINRLPQDGYRNYWFDNIDRVLDKVLKRGNENQIGH